A single Chengkuizengella sediminis DNA region contains:
- the pth gene encoding aminoacyl-tRNA hydrolase — MKWIVGLGNPGKLYESTKHNLGFMIIDRFAELNKIKISKNKCKSLIGEGNIKGQKVVLIKPMTYMNLSGEAVRAYMDYYQVELEDMIVVYDDLDTEFGKMRLRYKGSAGGNNGIKSIIEHTGTQSFNRIRVGISRPPKGYHIPDYVLSNFNKNELETLDEMISKSCDALTHALEEPFEKTMAKFN, encoded by the coding sequence GTGAAATGGATCGTAGGATTAGGTAATCCTGGTAAATTATATGAAAGCACAAAACACAATCTTGGGTTTATGATCATCGACCGATTTGCTGAATTAAATAAGATTAAGATTTCAAAGAATAAATGTAAATCTTTAATTGGGGAGGGAAATATAAAAGGTCAAAAGGTAGTGTTAATCAAACCAATGACTTACATGAACCTTTCAGGCGAAGCGGTAAGAGCTTACATGGATTATTATCAAGTAGAACTAGAAGATATGATTGTTGTATATGATGATTTAGATACAGAATTTGGGAAAATGAGATTAAGATATAAAGGCAGCGCTGGTGGAAATAACGGGATTAAATCCATTATTGAACATACAGGCACTCAATCTTTTAATCGAATAAGAGTAGGTATCTCACGTCCTCCTAAAGGGTATCATATTCCTGACTATGTCCTGTCTAACTTTAATAAAAATGAATTGGAGACTTTGGATGAAATGATTTCAAAATCTTGTGATGCATTAACTCATGCTCTCGAAGAGCCATTTGAAAAAACGATGGCAAAGTTTAATTAA
- the glmU gene encoding bifunctional UDP-N-acetylglucosamine diphosphorylase/glucosamine-1-phosphate N-acetyltransferase GlmU has protein sequence MKLLSIVLAAGKGTRMKSNLHKLLHPVCGKPMVGHVIDVLKEINSNRIVTVIGHGGESVQSYLGNQVEYAIQEKQLGTGHAVLQAKSILENEEGVTLLINGDGPLITAGSLSKFIEFHKDTNAAATILTAELDHPHGYGRIIRGDNQQVTHIVEQKDCSPEENEIKEINTGTYCVNNKKLFQALNQVTNYNSQGEYYLTDIIGILKQQNEKIEGYVLQDSNESFGINDRVQLAQAEKIMRDRILQQHMRNGVTVIDPANTYVEAEVTIGMDTTLLPGTRITANSHIGSSCLIGPNSEIQNTKIGEYVTIKQSVVIESSIENHTTVGPFAYLRPGSKIGEHVKIGDFVEIKNATIDHHSKISHLSYVGDAKVGKNVNIGCGVVTVNYDGFRKHVTEIEDEAFVGSNANLIAPIKVGKGSYVVAGSTLTEDVDEDSVAIARVKQTTKKGYASKLKNRIKNKTNN, from the coding sequence TTGAAACTTTTATCTATTGTATTGGCAGCTGGCAAAGGCACAAGAATGAAGTCAAATTTACATAAATTATTACACCCTGTATGTGGAAAACCTATGGTAGGGCACGTGATAGATGTATTAAAGGAAATAAACTCTAATAGAATTGTAACTGTCATTGGACATGGAGGGGAATCAGTTCAATCCTATTTAGGTAATCAAGTGGAATATGCCATTCAAGAGAAACAATTAGGGACTGGTCATGCTGTATTGCAGGCAAAATCTATATTGGAGAACGAGGAAGGGGTCACGCTCCTTATTAATGGAGATGGTCCATTAATTACAGCGGGATCACTATCTAAATTTATAGAGTTTCATAAAGATACAAACGCAGCAGCCACTATATTAACTGCAGAATTGGATCATCCTCATGGTTATGGCAGAATAATAAGAGGGGACAATCAGCAAGTTACACATATTGTTGAGCAAAAAGATTGTTCACCAGAGGAAAATGAAATTAAAGAAATCAATACTGGCACGTATTGTGTAAACAATAAAAAACTGTTCCAAGCCTTGAATCAAGTAACAAATTATAATAGCCAAGGAGAGTATTATCTAACAGATATTATTGGCATATTAAAACAACAGAACGAAAAGATTGAAGGTTACGTTTTACAAGATTCAAATGAATCTTTTGGGATTAATGATCGTGTTCAGTTAGCACAAGCCGAAAAAATTATGAGGGATCGTATTCTTCAACAACATATGAGAAATGGAGTTACAGTTATTGATCCTGCGAATACCTATGTTGAAGCAGAGGTCACAATTGGAATGGATACGACATTATTGCCAGGAACAAGAATAACAGCGAATAGCCATATTGGCTCCTCTTGTCTCATAGGTCCGAACTCTGAAATACAGAACACAAAAATTGGCGAATATGTTACAATTAAACAATCTGTAGTAATTGAATCTTCTATTGAAAACCATACTACTGTAGGGCCATTTGCCTATTTAAGGCCAGGTTCTAAGATTGGTGAACATGTAAAAATCGGCGATTTTGTAGAAATTAAAAATGCAACCATTGACCATCATAGTAAGATTTCTCATTTAAGTTACGTTGGTGATGCAAAAGTTGGGAAAAATGTGAATATTGGATGCGGTGTAGTGACCGTAAATTATGATGGCTTTCGCAAACACGTAACTGAAATCGAGGATGAAGCATTTGTAGGTAGCAATGCTAACCTAATTGCACCTATTAAAGTAGGAAAAGGCAGTTATGTTGTTGCTGGTTCCACATTAACAGAGGACGTTGATGAAGATAGTGTTGCTATAGCAAGAGTAAAGCAAACGACAAAAAAAGGATACGCAAGCAAGTTAAAGAATCGTATTAAAAATAAAACTAACAATTAA
- the mfd gene encoding transcription-repair coupling factor — protein MKRIIQSFTKDTNVQSIINGIHSNMKEQLVSGLVGSSRQMVLAALYSEMNKPMMIVTHNLFQAQKIYEDLKECFSDSELLLYPANELTLTESAVASPEMIAQRLEVLSKCSLGFRGILISPYAGIRKFLPTPEAMKDAHIQLEVGEELNLDVFKKQMTLLGYERVERVEAKGDMSIRGGIIDFYPMVASTPFRIELFDEEIDSIRSFDISDQRSIEKVSSIVITPCEELIADEHRFQNAAKHAKSVLDEYLNKTNDSQLKEKLASSITNEIDSLKNESYFKDIYKYSTFIYPERKTLLDYMPDNSLIVVDEPLRLLETVKQIEKDEAESITTLLEHGRTIPAFSLAEEYNTIMKSKPFPMVYFSLFLRQIPHAHPQNIVNFTCRPMQNFHGQMNVLKSEIERWKKAGTEVVILANGEERIEKVRRVLGDYHIEEPSITNHNLTSGFEFPSAHLAVITEEEMFNKKHRKIRKTNKRVENAEKIKSYLDLKLGDFVVHVNHGIGKYVGIGTLEINGIHKDYIHIMYANDDKLSIPIDQLDLVQKYVSSEDKEPKLYKLGGTEWAKAKNKARTSVKDIADDLIKLYAARQESNGYSFNKDTTYQADFESMFPYEETPDQLNSIREIKADMEKRQPMDRLLCGDVGYGKTEVAIRAAFKAAMEGKQVAILVPTTILAHQHFETFQERFAGYPIKIDVLSRFRSRKEQKETMKGIKNATVDVVIGTHRLLSADIVFKDLGLLIVDEEQRFGVSHKEKLKRLKTNVDVLTLTATPIPRTLHMSMLGVRDLSVIETPPENRFPVQTYVVEHSHTLVREAIERELARNGQVYYLFNRVQGISQMAEQISALVPDARVTVSHGKMSEQELEKTILDFLDGEYDVLVSTSIIETGVDIPNVNTLIVHDADKMGLSQLYQLRGRVGRSNRVAYAYLTYQRDKVLNEVAEKRLQAIKEFTELGSGFKIAMRDLSIRGAGNLLGAEQHGFIASVGFDLYSQMLADEIAKKKAALHGDVIEPVQEMITQIDIGIDAYIPPEYIYDSMQKIEIYKKVASMREIDEVTDLYDELVDRFGDLPDAVSNLLAVAKLKAYGLMYSIASITRKNDDIVMHMDDSQNGKIDGQKLLKLSSQYQGKIKLIPGQKIQIVVKGKGLESDQILDLMEQFLVKYKEVFKDKEELQNAAR, from the coding sequence TTGAAAAGAATTATTCAATCATTTACTAAAGATACCAACGTACAGTCTATCATTAATGGAATACACTCTAATATGAAAGAGCAGCTTGTATCAGGTTTGGTTGGTTCTTCAAGACAAATGGTGTTAGCCGCATTATATTCAGAAATGAATAAACCTATGATGATAGTGACACATAATCTATTTCAAGCACAGAAAATATACGAAGATCTTAAAGAGTGCTTTTCGGATTCTGAACTTCTTTTATATCCTGCAAATGAGTTGACTTTAACAGAGTCTGCTGTTGCAAGTCCGGAAATGATTGCACAAAGACTTGAAGTATTATCAAAATGTTCGCTTGGTTTTAGAGGGATTCTTATTTCACCTTATGCTGGAATAAGAAAATTTCTTCCAACGCCTGAAGCAATGAAGGATGCCCATATTCAATTAGAAGTGGGAGAAGAATTGAATCTCGACGTATTTAAAAAACAAATGACTTTACTAGGTTACGAAAGAGTAGAGCGAGTTGAAGCTAAAGGGGACATGAGTATTCGTGGAGGTATTATTGATTTTTATCCCATGGTTGCCTCTACTCCTTTTCGCATTGAATTATTTGATGAAGAAATCGATTCTATAAGGTCATTTGATATATCTGATCAGAGATCCATAGAAAAAGTATCCTCTATTGTGATCACTCCTTGTGAGGAGTTAATTGCAGATGAGCACCGATTTCAGAATGCTGCTAAACATGCAAAAAGTGTACTAGATGAATATTTAAACAAAACAAATGATTCGCAATTAAAGGAAAAATTAGCTTCATCGATTACTAATGAAATAGACTCTTTAAAGAATGAATCTTATTTTAAAGATATTTACAAATATAGTACGTTCATTTATCCAGAACGAAAAACTTTATTGGATTATATGCCAGATAACTCACTCATCGTGGTTGATGAGCCTTTACGATTGCTTGAAACTGTGAAACAAATCGAGAAAGATGAAGCAGAATCCATTACAACTCTACTAGAACATGGGAGGACTATCCCTGCTTTTTCTCTTGCAGAAGAATATAATACCATCATGAAATCAAAGCCGTTCCCAATGGTTTATTTTTCTTTGTTTTTAAGACAGATTCCTCATGCTCATCCGCAGAATATCGTTAATTTCACCTGCCGTCCTATGCAGAATTTTCACGGTCAAATGAATGTTTTAAAATCAGAAATTGAACGTTGGAAAAAAGCAGGGACAGAGGTAGTGATTCTAGCAAATGGTGAAGAAAGAATTGAAAAGGTTAGACGAGTATTAGGGGATTATCATATTGAAGAACCTAGTATTACGAACCATAATCTAACAAGTGGATTTGAATTTCCTTCCGCACATCTTGCAGTTATTACAGAAGAGGAAATGTTTAATAAAAAACATCGAAAAATTAGAAAAACGAATAAAAGGGTTGAAAATGCAGAAAAAATTAAAAGTTACTTAGATTTAAAACTAGGTGACTTTGTTGTTCACGTGAATCATGGGATTGGAAAATACGTAGGTATTGGGACACTTGAAATTAACGGAATTCATAAAGATTATATTCATATTATGTATGCAAATGATGATAAACTTTCCATCCCGATTGATCAACTTGATCTTGTACAAAAATATGTGAGCTCTGAGGATAAAGAACCGAAGTTATACAAACTCGGGGGTACAGAATGGGCAAAAGCAAAAAATAAAGCTCGTACTTCTGTTAAAGATATAGCAGATGATCTCATTAAATTGTACGCAGCTAGGCAAGAATCTAATGGTTATAGTTTTAACAAAGATACTACATATCAGGCAGATTTTGAAAGTATGTTTCCATATGAGGAAACCCCAGATCAGTTAAATTCCATACGAGAAATAAAAGCGGATATGGAAAAAAGACAACCTATGGATCGATTGTTGTGTGGTGATGTTGGATATGGTAAAACTGAAGTGGCGATTCGTGCAGCGTTTAAAGCTGCGATGGAAGGAAAACAAGTTGCTATTTTAGTTCCTACAACCATTTTAGCACATCAGCATTTTGAAACTTTTCAAGAGCGTTTTGCTGGATATCCGATTAAAATTGATGTATTGAGCCGTTTCCGAAGCAGAAAAGAGCAGAAGGAAACGATGAAAGGCATAAAAAATGCAACAGTAGATGTTGTCATTGGAACACATCGTTTATTATCTGCAGATATTGTATTTAAAGATTTGGGTCTTCTTATCGTAGATGAGGAACAGCGATTTGGCGTATCACATAAAGAAAAATTGAAACGATTAAAAACGAATGTAGACGTGTTAACCTTAACTGCCACACCAATTCCAAGAACTTTACACATGTCTATGTTAGGTGTTAGGGATTTATCAGTTATTGAAACACCACCTGAGAATAGATTTCCAGTACAGACTTATGTTGTTGAACATAGTCATACGCTTGTCAGAGAAGCCATTGAAAGAGAATTAGCGAGAAATGGACAAGTATATTATTTATTTAATCGTGTGCAAGGTATTTCTCAAATGGCAGAACAAATATCTGCTCTTGTTCCAGACGCTAGAGTTACGGTTAGTCATGGCAAAATGTCAGAGCAAGAATTGGAAAAAACGATCCTTGATTTTCTAGATGGCGAATATGATGTGTTGGTGAGCACTTCCATTATAGAAACGGGTGTAGATATTCCAAATGTAAATACCTTGATTGTCCATGATGCAGATAAGATGGGGTTATCACAACTCTATCAATTAAGAGGGAGAGTTGGACGTTCCAATAGAGTGGCTTATGCTTATTTGACCTATCAAAGAGATAAGGTTTTGAATGAAGTGGCTGAAAAAAGATTACAGGCAATTAAGGAATTTACAGAACTCGGCTCAGGATTTAAAATTGCAATGAGAGATCTTTCTATTCGTGGAGCAGGAAATTTATTAGGTGCAGAACAGCATGGATTTATCGCTTCTGTTGGATTTGATTTGTATTCGCAAATGTTAGCGGATGAAATAGCTAAGAAAAAAGCTGCGTTGCACGGTGATGTGATTGAACCTGTGCAGGAAATGATTACACAAATTGATATTGGAATTGATGCCTATATTCCACCAGAGTATATTTATGATAGTATGCAAAAAATCGAAATCTACAAGAAAGTAGCGTCAATGCGTGAGATAGACGAAGTAACTGATCTGTATGATGAGCTTGTAGATCGTTTTGGTGATCTTCCCGATGCGGTTTCTAATTTACTGGCAGTAGCAAAACTGAAAGCGTATGGTTTAATGTACTCCATTGCTTCTATCACTAGAAAGAACGATGATATTGTGATGCATATGGATGATTCACAAAATGGTAAAATTGATGGACAAAAACTGCTTAAATTAAGCTCTCAATATCAGGGCAAAATTAAGCTTATTCCAGGGCAAAAAATACAAATCGTTGTAAAAGGAAAAGGACTTGAATCTGATCAAATTCTAGATTTGATGGAACAGTTTTTGGTAAAATATAAAGAAGTGTTTAAAGACAAGGAGGAACTACAAAATGCAGCAAGGTAA
- a CDS encoding RidA family protein produces the protein MTIQFVHTDSAPKAIGPYSQAVKVDRFIYTSGQIPLDVNGNIVEGGIKEQTHQVFKNLEAVLQEAGASLQNVVKATVFLKDMDFFVDVNEIYASYFGNHKPARSAVEVARLPKDVLVEIELIVYV, from the coding sequence ATGACAATACAATTTGTACATACCGATTCTGCACCAAAGGCGATCGGACCTTATTCTCAAGCTGTGAAAGTGGATCGTTTCATTTATACTTCTGGCCAAATACCTCTTGATGTGAATGGAAACATTGTTGAAGGTGGTATTAAAGAGCAGACACATCAAGTATTTAAAAATTTAGAAGCCGTTTTACAGGAAGCAGGGGCATCATTGCAAAACGTTGTAAAAGCGACGGTATTTTTAAAAGACATGGATTTTTTCGTAGATGTGAATGAAATTTATGCATCTTATTTTGGCAATCATAAACCCGCTCGTTCAGCTGTAGAAGTAGCTAGACTTCCGAAAGATGTATTGGTGGAGATAGAATTAATAGTTTATGTATAA
- a CDS encoding anti-sigma-F factor Fin family protein — MSVKYICRHCQTKIGEISDGELNEMRLGFHLLTPEERNDMVSYNQHGDITVKVVCDYCKEAIDKNPELSLISNPLQ; from the coding sequence ATGTCAGTAAAATATATTTGTCGTCACTGTCAAACTAAAATAGGTGAGATCTCAGACGGGGAATTAAATGAGATGCGTTTAGGATTTCATTTGTTAACTCCTGAAGAAAGAAATGATATGGTTTCATACAATCAACATGGTGATATCACCGTTAAAGTAGTGTGTGATTATTGTAAAGAAGCAATAGATAAAAATCCAGAGCTATCATTGATATCCAACCCATTGCAATAG
- the spoVG gene encoding septation regulator SpoVG: protein MQITDVRLRRVNSEGRMKAIASITIDNEFVVHDIRVIEGNNGMFVAMPSKRTPDGEFRDIAHPISSPTREKIQLAVLEEYENASSEEDGVIEEGA, encoded by the coding sequence GTGCAAATTACTGATGTAAGACTCCGCCGAGTTAATTCCGAAGGAAGAATGAAGGCGATTGCATCGATCACTATTGATAACGAATTTGTTGTTCATGATATTCGTGTTATCGAGGGGAATAATGGGATGTTTGTAGCGATGCCAAGCAAAAGAACCCCAGATGGAGAGTTTAGAGATATTGCTCATCCAATATCTTCACCAACTCGTGAGAAGATTCAGTTAGCAGTATTAGAAGAATATGAGAATGCTTCTTCAGAAGAAGATGGAGTTATTGAAGAGGGAGCATAA
- a CDS encoding peptidylprolyl isomerase codes for MQQGKLKWITGLMLALSLMLIISACGQEGEESDTNVDDEGTDQVETFDPTKDTNNVAEYEGGEITLEEYNAFTGVMKLLYSPEYFDQLQSTPGFNNNLIQQLIAFELLEAEADEETIKEQQAISQTNLEEFITQYEAANGEGSWSTGLTDIGIEEEDFRKFIELSNISQEVLSKDISEEEVKAEYDRVLAESPAELVAQATVSHILVKTNDPNTGEETRTEEEALKIVDEINAKLDAGEDFGALAKEYSEDEGSKDNGGKYENANINNWVEEFKLAAAEQPIGEIGEPVKTVYGYHIIRVEDRTELSFDEVKEGILASLVQQKLQDYSSKEVSDLITGVSIP; via the coding sequence ATGCAGCAAGGTAAATTAAAATGGATAACAGGATTAATGTTGGCATTATCACTAATGTTAATCATTAGTGCATGTGGACAAGAAGGTGAAGAAAGTGATACTAATGTAGATGATGAAGGTACAGACCAAGTAGAAACGTTTGATCCAACAAAAGATACAAATAATGTAGCAGAATATGAAGGTGGAGAAATAACCTTAGAGGAATATAATGCTTTTACAGGTGTAATGAAATTATTATATTCACCTGAATATTTTGATCAACTTCAGTCAACACCGGGGTTTAATAACAATTTAATTCAGCAGCTTATTGCTTTTGAATTATTGGAAGCAGAGGCAGATGAAGAAACGATAAAAGAACAACAAGCAATATCACAAACAAATTTAGAGGAATTCATAACACAATATGAAGCTGCAAATGGAGAAGGTTCATGGAGTACTGGATTAACAGATATAGGCATAGAAGAGGAGGATTTCAGAAAATTTATTGAGCTCTCTAACATTTCACAGGAAGTATTAAGCAAAGATATTTCTGAGGAAGAAGTAAAAGCTGAATATGATCGTGTTTTAGCTGAAAGTCCTGCAGAGTTAGTTGCTCAAGCTACAGTAAGCCATATTTTAGTTAAAACGAATGACCCTAACACAGGAGAAGAAACTCGAACAGAAGAGGAAGCTCTAAAAATTGTGGATGAGATTAATGCAAAATTGGATGCTGGAGAAGATTTTGGAGCATTAGCTAAAGAGTACTCAGAGGATGAAGGTTCTAAAGATAATGGTGGTAAGTATGAAAATGCAAATATCAATAATTGGGTGGAAGAGTTTAAACTTGCAGCTGCTGAACAGCCCATTGGTGAGATTGGGGAGCCTGTAAAAACCGTTTATGGTTATCATATTATAAGAGTAGAAGATCGCACGGAATTATCTTTTGACGAAGTGAAAGAAGGAATTCTTGCAAGTTTAGTACAACAGAAACTTCAAGATTATAGTTCAAAAGAGGTTTCAGATCTAATTACCGGGGTAAGTATTCCTTAG